The Tachysurus fulvidraco isolate hzauxx_2018 chromosome 4, HZAU_PFXX_2.0, whole genome shotgun sequence DNA window TGATTAGAGGTCGTTGGTGCGAGCTGATGGATGGTCAGAACACACCGGGGACGAGGTGCTGAGACTCAAGGCCTGAAATTTGGATTTGATTGATAGATTTTTAACTGTGTTTATGCACATCTTGTATGCACATCTTTGGCCTTTTTAATGCCAGCACCAAACGGATCTCATTACTGCCGAAATAACAAACTACAATACAGTCGCAAATTCAGACACATTATAAAGGAAagcccatgtttttttttttccgcttCTGTCATCCAAGATTCAGAATTTAATCCCAGCAGACGCAACAGAGTGAAAAGACAAATGTCTGCGCTTTGGGGTACGACAGGCATTAATCATGTGAATTATTTAAACCGCCGCTCTGATCGTCTAGCCGTTCGCCGACCGTCTCGGTTTAATCAGCGTCGGCACTGAAACGAGGTGTCGTGTTTCCTTTACAGGAATCCTTCACACCTACTGACAGGATTGTCTTTTGTAGTACTGATTGATTTGCAGGTACACGAGATAGGAGCTGAGGGAGAGGTGCGTGGCGAGACGGCTTTGTCTCAGACTCCAGATCCGTTCCAGGTTTCCGGTCTGCTTTACacctttgtgtctctctccacAGGCTAAAGGAATCAGCAGACCCAACGTGTCGGCAAAATGGAGGAAGGTTATAACTCTGCCCTGCATTATACAGTGAGCAACACAGATctctgtctaacacacacacacacacacacacacacacacacagtatagtcAGACAATATAAgggaaattcattcattcattcattcattcatcttctaccgcttatccgaacttctcgggtcacggggggcctgtgcctatctcaggcgtcatcgggcatcgaggcaggatacaccctggacggagtgccgacccatcacagggcacacacactctctcattcactcacacactcacacactacagacaattttccagagatgccaatcaacctaccatgcatgtctttggaccgggggaggaaaccggagtacccggaggaaacccccgaggcacggggagaacatgcaaactccacacacacaaggcggaggtgggaatcgaacccccgaccctagaggtgtgaggcgaacgtgctaaccactaagccaccgtgcccccctataaGGGAAATTATACAAAGTATTTTATGGATTGTCACtgaatttttaatataattaaaaatttacaaCCAGAAATACACttaaaattaacacacacacacacacagtacacctgtcacatactgacacacacccGCTCTCTGTGCAGCGTGTTCAGGAACGGGGACGTCCTTAGTCCTGCCATGCGCTTCATCATTCCTCGGAGCCTCCTGAAAAACCTGGAGCAGATTCTCAGCCTGGTCTCGGAGAAAGCAATGCTGCGCACCGGAGCAGTTCgcaggtaaacacacactcacacgtgtgCCATGTGTGGACTCTACAGTCGTTTcactgttgttttattttatatatatatatatactttcatGTGACACTTGACCTCTCAGGCTGTGCACCCTGGACGGCGTGACCGTGACCTCAGCCGAGGAGCTGGAGAGTGGCCAGTGTTACATAGCTGTCGGGGCCGAGCGCTTCAAGAAACTTCCGTACGAGGAGCTGCTGCTAAACAAAGCACCAGGTGGCAGTGCAGAcaggtgaggaagaggaggagaatcAAAGAGGATGATGGTGATCCTGGAGGGTAAAATGGCTGACAGATCGTGTTTGTTTTGTCCGTAATTTAGACACTACGTCGCAGATCGAGGGCTGTACAGGAGGTTAGAGGTAACGCAGAACCTTCTCATGAATAAGTTTACATTACGTTGTAGCTGCACCGAGTGATGTTGGGCTAATAATTCACAGAACAGGAAATTTCCTCAGGACAGCAACAGTGACTCGGCCCTCCTTCAGTCGTCCGAGGTAAGAGAGGTTTCCACGTATCCCTGGGATACAGTGAAGGATTTTTCCACCCAAgtgtaaaatttttttttagttccttGCTTTTATTGGAATCGTTTACGCAGTGATGTTTTAGTGTTTAACTGAGCGCTGTGTGTCTCAGAGGAACGGCAGGCGCGTGAAGTCAACGGGAGACGAAGCCgagccagagagagaggacgCGTCTCAGCGGCCGCCGAGGAGGAAAGCAggaggaaaggaaagagaggaaCGCTCCGATTTTTACGCCAAACCTGCCCgagtgcacaaacacagacctCCACACAGAGCTGCACCCAGAGGCGCAGGTACGAGCATCGAAAGGAGGCTCAGAAATGGGTCTTTTTATTAATCTGAGTGATAATTTGACAGAACAACgttctgttgtgttgtgtgggttttaaaagagaaaaaaaaatcttgtgttTGTCTCCTGCCGGCCAAGCGAGTGTGTTTAAGGGTGtagggaagaggagagaggaggtgcaaGGAGCTGAGGAGGTGGCTGAGGATGAGAGCACGGCTGTGGAGATTCCTGTAGATCAGGTTAGTCTCATCATTACACGCTCTCGAACCGTCGTCCATCAGCTCTTCATTCTCTTCCTCTTGATGTTCCGAATGTCTGGTGCCATGAAACTTAGATCCCAAACACACAggttaatatgtgtgtgtcatgaaAAGTAAATGGAAACTATTTCACTggttcgtttatttatttacttacttattagGAAAACTGGCCACTGTCCGTGGTGCTGAATCTGCTGCTTTCACTTACTGcttatttgtattgcttttgtagGTCTGACTACAGAAACTGTAGAaatgaaaaacactgaaagatAGAACAGAGAAATCCTCACTGAGTTGCTCTctagtttataaaaaaaaaaatctcagtctgGCAGATTTTGTGTCGTCTCTCATAGCAGATCTTTTTATTGTCTTATTTTTCAGAGGGTTGCTGAAGTCGTTCAGGACGAGGAGCTTGACCAGAGCCAACCTGAATCAACAAATCATATGCAtcaggtgtgtgcatgtgtgtgtgtgtgcatgtgtgtgtgtgtgtgtgtgtgaattcattACAGAGCATAATATTCTGCTGTAATTATGCTCGCTGATGGCTCAtcctctcgctcgctcactcagaCAGGAGCACCTGATGAGCGCGTGACCTCGTCTGCACGCTCCAGTGTGTCTCCTAGCAACAGAGAGCACAAAGTGATGGAGTACGGCCCGTCTGACGGAGAGACCTTGTCACGGAGACGGAGCTCTTCTCCGAGCGGGGAGGTGGAAGAGCAGTACGAGGACCTACTCAGCGAAGACCTGGAACATGAAAGAGGCCAAGATGATAAAGTGGGTGGAGACAAATTCAGCAATTACACGACGGCCGAAAATGATTAAACggcagtgttatttgtgtgtcgCACTGATTTGAGGAGGTCATGGAGGAAAATGACAATCAGTGGAGAAAATATGGAAAAAAtctccattcattcattttctaccgcatatccgaacttcttgggtcatggggagcctgtgcctatctcaggcgtcatcgggcatcaaggctggatacaccctggacggagtaccaacccatcacagggcacacacacactctcatacacacacactcacacactacggcaattttccagagatgccaacctaccatgcatgtctttggaccggagtacccggaggaaacccccgaggcacggggagaacatgcaaactccacacacacaaggcggaggcgggaatcgaaccccaactctggaggtgtgaggtgaacatgctaaccactaagccagcgtGTCCCTCTAACATCTCCATATAAGGAAATTCAAATAAAGTTAATTATATAATGCGGGGGCacgggtcggggttcgattcccacctccaccttgtgtgtgtggagtttgcatgttctacccgtgcctcgggggtttcctccgggtactccggtttcctcccccggtccaaagacatgcatggtaggtacattggcatctctggaaaattgtccgtagtgtgtgagtgtgtgtgtgtgtgtgtgtgtgtgtgtatgagagtgtgtgtgtgccctgtgatgggttggcactccgtccagggtgtatccagcctcgatgcccgatgccgCCTgagacccaaggtagttcggataaaggggtagaaaattaatgaatgaatgaatgaatgaatgattataaaGCACGCTTCATGCAACGTTTTGAGCCACGCCCacgtagtaaaaaaaaaacccacacaatcAAATAAACAGTTCCGCTCCTCTGTCTGACAGCATAATTGTGATCAAGCTGGATAAACAGTATCGGTGTAAACAGTAGGAAGTGAGAGGTGTATGAgaatattttattgatttatcgACCAGGTTCTGTATTCTTTGCCCACATCACCGCCCCCTTTTTCCagatgaacaaatgaaaaacaaactacTAAAATGTTCTGTGAGCAGATGAGAAGAAATTAATGTTGTGTCAAGGGTTCAGAGCCTCCCTCAGCCGAGTAGAGGTAGAGGATTAAAGCCGAATGATTTATTAGTAGATGCAAATTACTAGGTCATCGGATCACATCATTACAGGAGAGCTAAAGCAACAGAGCAGGTTGGAgacatagaaaaaaatgttgctCCACCCTGTACTTTGTTTCTGGGATTCCACTGTGTGGAGTTTATTTCTAAGCAACAGAATTCAACAGAAAACCAAAACAGATGAACTGAATCCAAAGAGATCGGtttgttattttactttctttgtgtgtgtgtgatttcaggaTGAAGGTCCTCATCAAGCTGAAGAGCCAGAGATGCAGGACCACACCCGTCCTCCCTCCTCATCCTCACAgcagagagagtgacacacgTTTATATATCAGACACAACCATAAATACTGACCCTCACCACATAGTGTGTAGCTCTAACCTTAATCATCTCCAGACCAGCCTTCTCCAGACTGTTCCTAATACGTCATCTCTTATCGATCCGATCTCCAGTGTTCCCTAACAGCTACCACGTGTAGAATTTACCGTATGTGAAACGTATTCGCTTGTGAATGACTTGTGATAAAAGACGCAGACGAGACGCCGTTAGCCGATACGGTGTGCGATGAAGTCTCTCACAACGGAGACCAAAAAGTGTCCGACCCCTTAAAATATTTCCCCATACGATGAGAATAGTCATTTTGTAAAATCATTATCAGCATTTTAAAGAAAGCTCGACGCTCGTGTGTATAATTGCGTCTCGTCTTAGTTTCATGATGATTGTGTAGGAACGTTCAGGTTACAGTCCCAGTCGATGTGAAGTCTGGAAGATACACGTGAAAATTGTTTTGTCTATTGTGAGCCTTGAATAGAATCACTGTGAAAGTCTGTAGCGTGCAACCCGAAATGGTTCCGGTGTGAGTTAAAGCCTTTTACATTCCCCAAGTGCAGTGAATGAAATATTCAATCTGCGAGGAAACCAGAGCGAGTCACGACTCGCCGACACCCGGACCGATCCGAGGAGTCTGAGGCTCGAACGTGAACTGGTGCTCGAGTGGAACTGACTTTCATGAGATTCTCCAACAAATTTAGATGATTGTGATGATATTTTCTTGGAGCTGTAGATAAATGTGAACTTTTTATCCTTTCTTATTTCATCTATTCTAATAGCTCAAAGAGTATTAACAATAAACCATAAACTCCAGCACTCATTCACGTGTGAATAATCCGCCATGAAAAGGTGTGTTTACTCTCAATCGTGTCAGAATAATGGTTCTACTTTACGTTTGTAGacttgtgttcactttgtttacccgaggttaaacaaaaaaaggtgCATCAGTGTAACTGATCtgaaaagagagggaaaaaaacaacagcagttaCATGCTGCTGGAAAAGGATCAAATGTCCTAAAGCTGTGGATGGAATCAATTCAAAGTCCACCtccttcgtgtgtgtgtgtgtgtgtgtgtgtgtgtgtgtgtgtgtgtgtgtgtgagtgtgtgtgtgagtgtgtgtgtgagtgtgtgtgtgagtgtgtgtgtgagtgtgtgtgtgagtgtgtgtgtgagtgtgtgtgtgagtgtgtgtgtgagtgtgagtgagtcttCCCAGAATGACAAAGGCTGTTATGTTTAAAACTAAACCAACACTTTTGGTACTCATTCTGAAAGCACAGACATCATTGTGTGATCATTTTGAGGAATTTAACCAGATGGGACAAAGCTGTCCACAAAGTTTTTTCAGTCTGGAAACGTTTATCAGAGTTTACTTTCACATTCCGATACTGTAAACAACTCATTGTGGACAGCTTTGTGCCATGTGGTTTGCTGGTTAGAATACAAGTGGTATGATGTTATGCAGATCTGACCAAAATAGGAACTTGAAGCGGATAAATGGTTTTTTATCGTCTGTGGgtcctctgtgtgtctctgctgGATAAGTGTGATGTAATGACAGGTTATAAGGAATATCGGTCCAGGATCACGTGCTACTAGAAGCACTGATGTTCCCCGTGAAGAGTCATGGCGTGGGGTTTAGTCCTGCACCCCGTTGCTCTCTGAGACagaactcaacacacacagcgTCACACCGGCTGTAATCAGCATCATCCCCAACACGGCACCtgcgagagagagaattgtCATCATGCAAACATGGAACACTACAGAACATTACAGAAGACGCAATATTCTGAAATGATCATGTGCTGTATCGTCACTTCCAGGGCGAGTGCAGAAACGATGAGCGTGTTGACAATCACGTGCTAATACAGGACCTCAACAAACCCTTTGCAATGTAAATGAATGGATTAATCACTCCATCTTTACTGAAATGCTTTCTCCTGATGTAGTTCATCACCAGCTCATCAGATTGAACGTGAATTGAATCggtaagaaaaaagaaacagaatcaGACCCACTTTTTCCTCCACACTCCTCCCCGAGCAGTTTGCCGGTGAACATCGTGAACACAAGGCTGAGAGAGTTGACCGTCGGCACGGCCAGAGACAAATCTGTAACATCCAATGGGGTGAGAATCGATAAGGATCATTTCACATATTGGATCCATTTCTTATAGACACGATGgtctgagtttaaaaaaaaaaaaagttaagtgTAAGTGACCTGTTGTAGCAAGGGTGAGGTAGAAGACCACAGAGCCGCTCTGGTTCAGCAGAAACGGCACCAGATACTGCACAGAGAACAGAGTCGTTTCGTGTTACTGTTACATAAAGTGTCAGATCCAATACTTTTCATTACAACCCTATGGAGTGCCCTTGGCTCCGTATATACGGCTTTTATTGTACATCTGGGTGAAGCTGAGCGCGATGCTGAAATGTTCTACCTTGATGTTGAGGAACAGAAATTTGGCTTCAGCCAGGAACTGGGAGATCACGTTTCCTTTCCGAACGTGCTCGATGCCCTCGGTTCCTTTCTTGAGGAACGGGTTGGTGGCTCCCCATAACACAGAGACCAGCAGGAGACACAGCACGtccacttcaccacacacacacacacacacacacacacacacaatccctccTTACTCAACAGTGACTAGAGCAGCTCTTTCTGTTTGGGATTATATTGTACAAGTAAAAATGGCCTGGAGTAACTAGACCTGGGGTTCCCCCTGTCATGTGGTGTGGGAAGTGTTTGTTTACACAACTCTGGGGTTTGGATAAAAGAGTTCGCACTAAACTTCACTATTAGAATATAGGGAAGATTTtgggggttaaaaaaaacaacagcaacaaatatTTCGTATAAATATCATagtgtaataatataatctaTAATATTAGGCAATGTAAGAATAACAGATCGTTTACTAGAAACACCACCACACTTTCTGCTCCAGTGGGTTGTTAATCCGTTGCCATGGAAACGACGCAAGTAAGACCCGTACCGTAAACTCTGTTGTTTACGGAAGTTAGCATACATGCTAATGCGTATTTTGTCGTTATTCATGCTAGGaagctttacaaaaaaaaagtattttaatcgcgccagaaatgaaacaaatattatatatgaaataatacaaatttaaaataaaaccgaaatggaaaaaaaagggttttaCGAGGAAACATTGAAGCGCTTACCCACTGAGACCATTTCTTCTGGTTCCTTCCTTCACCTCAGTCATGGGGGACTCACAGCGACGCCCAGCGACTCGGTttgttattatgttttttaactACATTATTTTACCCCAATTCTCCCCGTTTTGCCCTGCAGTTTTATTTCTGCATTATCCTTTGAAGGGTATAAAATTGACAGACCGCACAGGTTTAGTATTACAGTTATGTTTCTACACACAGCTTATGCAGTCTAACTACAGGGTCACACAATGTAATAAGGGGGTTCCATGTAACCGAACATTACAGTGCCCCCAACAGGAAACCCACCATAAAcctgtgtttaattaaaagcCCACCCTGAAACACGTGCATGTTGATACCAGACTATTTCTGATGAGTTTACTGATCCTGGGGCTACGTTTTCATCATTCTGGTTACAGGTTAGCTGATGTGTGCGTCGACAAGGAACgcttcaatttattttatttaccatttaaTTTACCATGAAAAAGATGTAGAGATGAAGCATATGTGGGTTAAACATCTCACTGCACCAACACGTATTCACACAGCACCTTGAgtcctttttttaaaccattaatCGACATATTAACATAAAATAGAGCAAGGAAAAAAATCCGCCCGAAGTAACACAGTCGAATCACTTTATGAATATTCACTTCAGTTCATACTGCTGTGCTTGATCTCATGTGGCACTTTGCCAGGTTAGAAGAATAAACAGGGAGTTTACATTTCTTATTATTTGGAATTAGCAGATAATACTCTTTCATCAGAATCGTCAGGGAAGGGCCTTGTTTCCTGTGTAATCAGTATCATGAGTAATCAATCGCAGTGTGAAGAAATACTGTTTGCACAAGGTCACTGCATTTATTGAGTAAAGGTGTTACAGAGCTTTACAAACATTTCTTCAGAACCATTTATACAAACAGGTAAAACCTAAGATAATAAACTAAGCAGTTTTTCATAAATAGATTCATATAAAATCAGGtttatttcaatataaacacTTCTCTAATACCACACAGGTCATGAATCGTGGGTTCTgtttgatcagaaggttggtgCTACTTATTAAAGTACCTTcaagtgagggagagagagagagagagagagaatagagagcaCTTTATGGCTGCTGTACCTTGAGCCAGAACAAGAACTGGAACATTAAATGTAACCCTAAACACACAGGAAATGTGACGTTTCAATATTTAATGACTATGAATTGTTAGCACTGAAACTTGGTATCTCAGATTAGTTTCTGGTAGCTTCTCATCATCACCACACCTCCTCCGGGTTGATCAGGAATGTTTGCATGAAGTGTgcaattacacaaacacacggttTGTAACACAACCTAGTTTCAGGTAAGGGGAGAGTGAATGAGTCATTCAGGAACTTTAGGTCCTTTAGGATGTTCTGTTCCTGATGTGTTCAGTGAACCCAAAAATTGGAAGATGAGATGTTCTGATACTATTGACTTACAAGcagagaaatacaaagaaacacaaactgaaAAGTCCATTACTCACTGCAGCAAGTATAACtcgtctgtgttgtgtttttttttggtctgttttttttctttaaataacatCAGGTAACACAATAGAACCTCTGTCTCAAGACATTCACATCAAAAAAGGTCATatttttcattctctcttccTCCAGTCACGTAACACACACGGCTGTCCTTCACCACACTACAGGCACGTCTGCACTTCATTTTTCAGTCAGTCATAAGGggaaaatattataaacattccTGTGGAATTATCACATTTAGGTATAACGTCATTGATTCCTTTCCACTTCACGCATCGATGCATTTCATCACATGTCTCTTTTGTAGTGGTGCACCATCATGTCATACTTTTGTGACTACaaactctcttctctctctttgttgaAGTTAGGaaagtatttcttttaaattatacagtaaaatgCAAAATCATTGTGTCATCTGCTAGACATCgtggtgtttattttaataagcgTGTGTTACAGACATGCTGAAGATCGTCAGCTCCGATCATCAGAAACCCAATGTAGGCACGGACGATTAAAGTCTCCCGTTCGTGTTGCCGTTGGTTAACTTGTAGGAAAGATCCCGGAAGCCTTTATGGCACTTTACAAGCAGGAAAAATATTatgagaatgatgatgatggcgcACAGAACACAGAGGACGACGAGGGTTGTAGACACAGCGTTCAGTGACGTCCTGCAGTTTTCTCCATCTTAAAGAGAACagacagaggagtgtgtgtttattcagagACCATACAGAGAGCGATGGGCACTAATGCACTAAGTGCTTGCTGTGTTTATACACAACTGCAGAACTTCCTGTTTAAAACACGCCTCGTTTGTCACTATGAAGATTGAGGtggaaatttttattttatttttttccccttcatctCTGTGTATTATACTAGAATTAGCGCTAGCGCTAGTCTGGTAAAGCAGCTTACTTTAGCCACAGTTTCTGTAGGATTAGTCCCCAGACAACTTACAGTATTTCACAAGTACAGTAATCCTGTCTCAATGAAACACATTCAGTGCTAACAATTAGGTAGCCTCGTGGCCATGCCGTTATCCTCTAAATATCAAGTGCACGTTGTTGtggtttattgtcatttttccCTGAAACCAGTCATAATTATAGCGATAGCAGACAAACTCGTGTCACCGACAGACGTCAGAGAGAATCCAACATTCTGGAGTACGTACTGTAGGCGATCGCTCAAATTGTCTGAGAGGATTAAGATAACTTCTAGGTTCAGGTTATTACCTGAGTGTTTGATGTTACACATGTGTTTGAGTTTTGATCCCAGAAAAGTGATATAATTAAGTAGAAATCTCTAGACTTTAATCAAAGAAAGCCCTCGTTTCATTAcgttcattacatttacagcatttagcagacgcccttatccagagcaacttacatttttatacaactgtgcgactgagggttaagggtcttgctcaggggcccagcagtgggaacctggtggacgtaggaatcgaactcacagccttccgattggtagcccaacaccttaaccactaggctaccacatgcccgcTAACACGTTGGTGTTTCTCTCTCAGGAAGGTGTACTCCAGACACTGTACTTAACACAAGACTAACAATAAGCACAGTCAGCACAGTCAGCCAAAAGTCAGCCAAAATCTCAGGCATTGGTTCACCATTTTAATGTTCAGTCTCATCTCAAAAGATTCTCCTCTAAAACCAAATCAGCGATAGTCTGCGGTCAGTCAAGTGTCAGGTCATCTCAttcccaaaaacaaaacaaacacaaagacagctGAAGTGTGAAGCGACAGCTAGCTGATGCCACTCTTCACACTCATGTGGCACTACCTTCAGTTATCATCACACAGAACAAAGGACTAACGCAGCGTATGAACAGTGTATACACCCTTCTCTCTGACGGTTACCCCGATACGCGGCCTCTGGGCAGAAAACCAAGCGCGTGTTGAACAGAATACAGAATTCCACCAGGACCCAGGAATAACAGGCATTTCTGAGAACACTCCTCTGGCATGTTTATGAAATATGGCTTCATGTATAGTCTTAAAACAATCCTGTaccagacagaacagacagaaatacCCTTCTCTGGCCACAGAGCCACTTTGCTTGCACAActgcaaaaacattttttccctccaaaagaTGTTTCACTGGGATCTGCTTAGATCTGTCAAGTGTTAGGTTTAAAATCCTTCATTTGTTAATTAGCAGTGCAGAGCGTGtctgatcatgtgtgtgtgtgtgtgtgtgtgtgctgattaaTCCAAGCAACTTACCAGAAAATAGAATTAGCATGTTACGTTatggggtggcttagtggttagcacgttgtccgtagtgtgtgagtgaatgagagtgtgtgtgtcctgtgatggattggcactccgtccagggtgtatcctgcctcgatgcccgatgacgcctgagataggcacaggctccccgtgacccgagaagttaattagtgagtgaatgaatgaatgttatgttTTCGTTAATGTTACTAAAGATAAAATTAAAACTTCTGTTTCAGTACAACAGTTGTAACCGAGTCACATAAACAAACCCGGCACAAACACGGATCTGTAAAAGCACAACCCGACGTCCAATAGAACGGTTCAGTGCCTCCTTTCAGCCCTCGTGTGTTTGCTAAACAATGAAGGACCTTGGTACCGCCGTTGGGTTCACAAACGGGTTTGAAGAATGAAGTGGTTCCAAAAAATCCAGTCTGCAATTGTGCAAGCGAATTCCCCTGTACATTTTACGTCTTTCAAATGAGTCTGTGAATATTCTGCACTGAGTAATCCTGATTCATGAGTGGGAAGCACAACCAGACCTGTTTAGAGATGATCTGTCAATACAGTGAAAGCTTTTCATCATGAGACGTGTGTACGGTCCACCTGGTTTGTGTGGCCCACAGACAAAAGCGACCACACAGGAAGTCCATTCATGTTCAATACGgtttcatttccatttaaattCGTCACAAAAGCGTAAACACGACACAAAGCGTGAGACAGAAAACTCTACAGACCCAGTGAGGCAACGTTAACGATACATTTAGTTAGGACTCAGGAAACAAAATGATGGAACGGTGAAAGTCTTACTGAGGTCGAGACGACGAAGCTACCAATTAGATCACTGgtaaaaatcacatttaagCTCATCAGCACAAATATTTGCATTAACGTTTAGCTTCAATATCTGCAAATTTTACAGAATAATATACGGAAAAGCTACAGAACGTACGGCCAATATGTTTGTATAGGGTACGTGTACTAAAGCTGAACACCCAGCAAGTTTCAGCTAGTTTTAGGCTGCTCCCTTTCTTGGGCGTTGGAATGGATCGTGTGGTCAGCATAGATGATGTTGGAACAGGTTTAATGTCAGATCCATTTACTGACACAACCCTGTTATTTCACGTAGCCTCGTGACCGGAGCGAATGTTAACTCTGTACTGGATGAGTTTAGAGTCACTGGTGGCTTTAATAACCTGCCTTTAATAACCTTCTTAAAAGGAGCTCATGCAGACACCGAACTTTAACCGTGATCAGAATGACTTAAA harbors:
- the dcdc2b gene encoding doublecortin domain-containing protein 2B isoform X3 yields the protein MASSGVTALLPPVKSVVVYKNGDPFFSGRRFIVSQRQVSTMESFLNDVTLSIGAPLAVRTLYTPRYGHRVADLEHLQQGAQYVAAGFEKFKKLDYLSLGTKRTPAARTGDSMQAKGISRPNVSAKWRKVITLPCIIHVFRNGDVLSPAMRFIIPRSLLKNLEQILSLVSEKAMLRTGAVRRLCTLDGVTVTSAEELESGQCYIAVGAERFKKLPYEELLLNKAPGGSADRHYVADRGLYRRLENRKFPQDSNSDSALLQSSERNGRRVKSTGDEAEPEREDASQRPPRRKAGGKEREERSDFYAKPARVHKHRPPHRAAPRGAASVFKGVGKRREEVQGAEEVAEDESTAVEIPVDQRVAEVVQDEELDQSQPESTNHMHQTGAPDERVTSSARSSVSPSNREHKVMEYGPSDGETLSRRRSSSPSGEVEEQYEDLLSEDLEHERGQDDKDEGPHQAEEPEMQDHTRPPSSSSQQRE
- the dcdc2b gene encoding doublecortin domain-containing protein 2B isoform X2, whose translation is MDSGWVYVQRECVCVCVCVCYSVKSDFCLGSGEMASSGVTALLPPVKSVVVYKNGDPFFSGRRFIVSQRQVSTMESFLNDVTLSIGAPLAVRTLYTPRYGHRVADLEHLQQGAQYVAAGFEKFKKLDYLSLGTKRTPAARTGDSMQAKGISRPNVSAKWRKVITLPCIIHVFRNGDVLSPAMRFIIPRSLLKNLEQILSLVSEKAMLRTGAVRRLCTLDGVTVTSAEELESGQCYIAVGAERFKKLPYEELLLNKAPGGSADRHYVADRGLYRRLEDSNSDSALLQSSERNGRRVKSTGDEAEPEREDASQRPPRRKAGGKEREERSDFYAKPARVHKHRPPHRAAPRGAASVFKGVGKRREEVQGAEEVAEDESTAVEIPVDQRVAEVVQDEELDQSQPESTNHMHQTGAPDERVTSSARSSVSPSNREHKVMEYGPSDGETLSRRRSSSPSGEVEEQYEDLLSEDLEHERGQDDKDEGPHQAEEPEMQDHTRPPSSSSQQRE
- the dcdc2b gene encoding doublecortin domain-containing protein 2B isoform X1 translates to MDSGWVYVQRECVCVCVCVCYSVKSDFCLGSGEMASSGVTALLPPVKSVVVYKNGDPFFSGRRFIVSQRQVSTMESFLNDVTLSIGAPLAVRTLYTPRYGHRVADLEHLQQGAQYVAAGFEKFKKLDYLSLGTKRTPAARTGDSMQAKGISRPNVSAKWRKVITLPCIIHVFRNGDVLSPAMRFIIPRSLLKNLEQILSLVSEKAMLRTGAVRRLCTLDGVTVTSAEELESGQCYIAVGAERFKKLPYEELLLNKAPGGSADRHYVADRGLYRRLENRKFPQDSNSDSALLQSSERNGRRVKSTGDEAEPEREDASQRPPRRKAGGKEREERSDFYAKPARVHKHRPPHRAAPRGAASVFKGVGKRREEVQGAEEVAEDESTAVEIPVDQRVAEVVQDEELDQSQPESTNHMHQTGAPDERVTSSARSSVSPSNREHKVMEYGPSDGETLSRRRSSSPSGEVEEQYEDLLSEDLEHERGQDDKDEGPHQAEEPEMQDHTRPPSSSSQQRE
- the tmem234 gene encoding transmembrane protein 234, whose protein sequence is MVSVVDVLCLLLVSVLWGATNPFLKKGTEGIEHVRKGNVISQFLAEAKFLFLNIKYLVPFLLNQSGSVVFYLTLATTDLSLAVPTVNSLSLVFTMFTGKLLGEECGGKSAVLGMMLITAGVTLCVLSSVSESNGVQD